From one Pseudomonadota bacterium genomic stretch:
- the ahcY gene encoding adenosylhomocysteinase, with translation MEYDVKDITLADQGYDKIEWAERRMPVLRKIRGRFAEEKPLKGVKIACCLHVTTETANLVWTLKEGGADVVLCASNPLSTQDDVAAAIAKHMEIPTFSIKGENEEQYYTHIMKALAFMPNITMDDGADLVGALHMIALKRYEALHGSVKSWVLKLDEKKKKKLIGNVIGGSEETTTGVIRLKSMEKEGVLCFPIVAVNDAYTKHMFDNRYGTGQSTIDGIIRATNILFAGATFVLSGYGWCGKGVAQRAKGLGAHVIVTEVDPLRALEAHMDGFEVMDMAHAAPRGDIFVTTTGDIHVLRAEHFKKMKDGAIISNSGHFNVEIDIDALEKMKKKKRRIREFIEEYTLPGNKKVFLLGEGRLVNLACAEGHPSDVMDMSFANQALCSEYMWKNGKKLEKKVYSVPKEIDESISFLKLASAGITIDELTEEQKIYLASWEMGT, from the coding sequence ATGGAATATGATGTGAAAGATATAACCCTGGCGGACCAGGGCTATGATAAGATCGAGTGGGCAGAAAGAAGGATGCCTGTTTTACGGAAGATACGGGGAAGGTTCGCAGAAGAAAAACCGTTAAAAGGTGTAAAGATTGCTTGTTGTCTTCATGTAACCACAGAGACGGCAAACCTTGTTTGGACGCTGAAAGAAGGTGGCGCCGACGTGGTGCTTTGTGCATCAAACCCATTAAGTACACAGGATGATGTTGCAGCCGCAATTGCAAAACATATGGAAATCCCGACCTTTTCAATAAAGGGAGAAAATGAGGAACAGTATTATACCCATATTATGAAGGCGCTTGCATTTATGCCGAATATTACGATGGATGACGGCGCTGACCTGGTAGGGGCGCTCCATATGATTGCCCTGAAAAGATATGAGGCTTTACACGGTTCCGTGAAGAGCTGGGTATTAAAACTTGATGAAAAGAAGAAAAAGAAACTGATAGGGAATGTTATCGGTGGGTCGGAAGAGACCACAACAGGGGTGATAAGGCTCAAGAGCATGGAAAAAGAGGGCGTATTGTGTTTCCCTATTGTAGCGGTTAACGACGCCTATACGAAACACATGTTTGATAACAGGTACGGCACAGGCCAGAGCACCATTGACGGGATTATCAGGGCTACGAATATCCTTTTTGCCGGTGCAACATTTGTTTTGTCGGGTTACGGGTGGTGTGGCAAGGGTGTTGCCCAACGGGCAAAAGGGCTTGGCGCGCACGTGATCGTCACGGAAGTTGATCCACTCCGGGCGCTGGAAGCACATATGGATGGTTTTGAAGTTATGGATATGGCCCATGCTGCCCCTCGCGGAGATATATTTGTTACTACAACCGGGGATATACATGTGCTAAGGGCAGAGCATTTCAAAAAGATGAAGGACGGGGCGATTATCTCCAATTCGGGTCATTTTAATGTTGAGATTGATATAGATGCGCTTGAGAAAATGAAAAAGAAAAAAAGAAGAATAAGGGAATTCATTGAAGAATATACCTTGCCCGGCAACAAAAAAGTTTTTCTTCTGGGCGAAGGCAGATTAGTGAACCTTGCCTGTGCCGAAGGGCATCCGTCGGACGTTATGGATATGAGCTTTGCGAATCAGGCATTATGTTCCGAATATATGTGGAAGAACGGAAAGAAACTTGAAAAGAAGGTCTATAGCGTTCCCAAGGAAATAGATGAAAGTATATCATTTTTAAAACTTGCATCGGCAGGCATCACGATAGACGAATTGACAGAAGAGCAGAAGATATACCTTGCTTCCTGGGAGATGGGTACATGA
- a CDS encoding PfkB family carbohydrate kinase: protein MKLLVIGTVAYDSIETPFGKADDVLGGSALHFTNAASFFTDVGIVANVGKDFSLSDIEFLKARNVDLSGITIDEGKTFRWEGKYGYDLNQAITLKTELNVIETFRPHVPQDFGAADFVFLANIDPVLQSYVIDQIKKPSVVVLDTMNFWIENRLNELIDVIKRVDMLVINEAELREISKEYNLVKGARKIMAYGPSCIVVKRGEYGVLMLNGEEIFLAPAFPLEDVFDPTGAGDTFAGGFMGYIANVGNISPETLKQAIIMGTVMASFNVEDFSINRLKDLDYAEIRERYTAFKKCLQFGDITLE, encoded by the coding sequence ATAAAGCTGCTTGTTATCGGCACTGTTGCCTATGACTCCATAGAGACCCCCTTCGGCAAGGCAGATGATGTCCTTGGGGGATCAGCTCTCCATTTTACCAATGCAGCAAGTTTTTTCACGGATGTGGGTATTGTAGCGAATGTAGGAAAGGATTTTAGCTTAAGTGATATAGAATTCCTGAAAGCCAGGAATGTTGATTTAAGCGGAATAACGATCGATGAAGGAAAGACATTCAGATGGGAAGGAAAATACGGCTACGACCTTAATCAGGCAATTACGCTCAAAACTGAGCTGAACGTCATTGAGACTTTCAGACCACATGTCCCACAGGATTTCGGGGCAGCCGATTTTGTTTTCCTTGCAAACATTGACCCTGTGTTACAATCTTACGTGATCGATCAGATTAAAAAACCGTCTGTTGTTGTCCTTGATACGATGAACTTTTGGATAGAAAACAGGCTTAACGAGCTTATTGATGTAATAAAAAGGGTTGATATGCTCGTCATTAACGAGGCAGAGTTGAGAGAAATATCCAAGGAATACAATCTCGTAAAGGGGGCACGGAAGATTATGGCATATGGCCCCTCATGTATTGTAGTAAAAAGGGGTGAGTACGGCGTCCTTATGCTGAACGGGGAAGAGATTTTCCTTGCACCTGCATTTCCTTTGGAAGATGTTTTTGATCCGACCGGGGCAGGTGACACCTTTGCAGGCGGCTTCATGGGCTATATTGCAAACGTGGGTAATATTTCACCGGAAACGCTCAAACAGGCTATTATAATGGGTACTGTCATGGCATCTTTCAACGTGGAGGACTTCAGCATCAACAGGCTTAAGGACCTTGACTATGCAGAGATTCGGGAGCGGTACACGGCCTTTAAAAAATGCCTTCAGTTCGGGGATATAACTTTAGAATAG